In one Pseudomonas sp. SCA2728.1_7 genomic region, the following are encoded:
- the rplO gene encoding 50S ribosomal protein L15, with protein MKLNDLSPAPGSRREKHRPGRGIGSGLGKTGGRGHKGQTSRSGGTIAPGFEGGQQPLHRRLPKFGFVSLKAMDRAEVRLSELAKVEGDIVTVQSLKDANVINVNVQRVKIMLSGEVTRAVTIGKGIGATKGARAAIEAAGGKFEE; from the coding sequence ATGAAACTCAATGATCTGAGTCCAGCGCCGGGTTCCCGTCGCGAAAAGCATCGTCCGGGCCGTGGTATCGGTAGCGGTTTGGGTAAGACTGGTGGCCGTGGTCACAAAGGTCAGACCTCCCGCTCCGGTGGCACCATTGCTCCAGGCTTTGAAGGCGGTCAACAGCCGCTGCATCGTCGCCTGCCGAAGTTCGGTTTCGTTTCCCTGAAAGCCATGGACCGCGCAGAAGTGCGTCTGTCCGAGCTGGCTAAAGTGGAAGGCGACATCGTCACCGTGCAGTCCCTGAAAGATGCCAACGTGATCAACGTCAACGTACAGCGTGTGAAAATCATGCTGTCCGGTGAAGTGACTCGCGCTGTCACTATCGGCAAGGGAATCGGCGCCACCAAAGGTGCGCGTGCGGCTATCGAAGCAGCTGGCGGCAAGTTCGAGGAATAA
- the rplR gene encoding 50S ribosomal protein L18, giving the protein MTDKKVTRLRRARKARLKMHELEVVRLCVFRSSQHIYAQVISADGNKVLASASTLDKELRDGATGNIDAATKVGQLVATRAKAAGVSQVAFDRSGFKYHGRVKALADAAREAGLEF; this is encoded by the coding sequence ATGACCGACAAAAAAGTTACTCGACTGCGTCGCGCTCGCAAAGCACGCCTGAAAATGCACGAACTCGAAGTCGTGCGTCTCTGCGTGTTCCGCTCGTCGCAGCACATCTACGCCCAGGTCATCTCGGCCGACGGCAACAAGGTCCTGGCAAGCGCCTCGACTTTGGATAAAGAACTGCGTGATGGTGCCACTGGCAACATCGACGCGGCCACAAAGGTTGGCCAGCTGGTCGCTACGCGTGCTAAGGCCGCTGGCGTCTCGCAAGTGGCTTTCGACCGCTCTGGCTTCAAGTATCACGGCCGCGTTAAAGCGCTGGCTGATGCTGCTCGTGAAGCTGGGCTGGAGTTCTAA
- the rpsN gene encoding 30S ribosomal protein S14, which translates to MAKKSMKNRELKRQLTVAKYATKRAALKAIIVDLNASPEARWEATVALQKQPRDASASRMRNRCRLTGRPHGVYRKFGLGRNKLREAAMRGDVPGLVKASW; encoded by the coding sequence ATGGCCAAGAAGAGCATGAAAAACCGTGAGCTGAAGCGTCAGCTCACCGTTGCCAAGTACGCCACCAAGCGTGCAGCGCTGAAAGCTATCATCGTTGATCTGAACGCAAGTCCAGAAGCACGTTGGGAAGCTACCGTAGCTCTGCAGAAGCAACCACGTGACGCAAGCGCTTCGCGCATGCGTAACCGTTGCCGCCTGACTGGTCGTCCGCACGGCGTTTACCGCAAGTTCGGCCTTGGCCGTAACAAGCTGCGTGAAGCTGCAATGCGTGGTGACGTACCAGGTCTGGTTAAAGCCAGCTGGTAA
- the rpsH gene encoding 30S ribosomal protein S8, with the protein MSMQDPLADMLTRIRNAQMAEKSVVSMPSSTLKAAVAKVLKDEGYIADFQITTDAKPSLSIELKYFEGRPVIEEVKRVSRPGLRQYKSVEDLPKVRGGLGVSIVSTNKGVMTDRAARAAGVGGEVLCTVF; encoded by the coding sequence ATGAGTATGCAGGACCCGTTAGCGGACATGCTAACTCGAATCCGTAATGCCCAGATGGCTGAAAAGTCTGTCGTAAGCATGCCATCTTCCACGTTGAAGGCGGCTGTAGCAAAAGTCCTGAAGGACGAAGGTTACATCGCGGATTTTCAGATCACCACCGACGCTAAGCCGTCGTTGTCCATCGAGCTGAAGTACTTCGAAGGCCGTCCGGTTATCGAAGAAGTGAAGCGCGTTAGTCGTCCAGGCCTGCGTCAGTACAAGTCCGTTGAAGATCTGCCGAAAGTTCGTGGCGGTCTTGGCGTGTCTATCGTCTCCACCAACAAAGGTGTGATGACGGATCGTGCTGCGCGCGCTGCCGGTGTCGGCGGCGAAGTTCTTTGCACTGTGTTCTAA
- the rpsE gene encoding 30S ribosomal protein S5: MSNNDQKRDEGYIEKLVQVNRVAKTVKGGRIFTFTALTVVGDGKGRVGFGRGKSREVPAAIQKAMEAARRNMIQVDLNGTTLQYAMKSAHGASKVYMQPASEGTGIIAGGAMRAVLEVAGVQNVLAKCYGSTNPVNVVHATFKGLKAMQSPESIAAKRGKSVKEIF; this comes from the coding sequence ATGTCAAATAACGACCAAAAGCGCGACGAAGGCTACATTGAGAAGCTGGTTCAAGTTAACCGCGTAGCCAAAACCGTTAAAGGCGGCCGTATCTTCACTTTCACCGCGTTGACCGTGGTTGGTGATGGTAAAGGGCGTGTTGGCTTCGGCCGTGGCAAGTCGCGTGAAGTGCCTGCTGCGATCCAGAAGGCAATGGAAGCTGCTCGCCGCAACATGATTCAAGTTGATCTGAACGGCACCACTCTGCAGTACGCAATGAAGTCCGCTCACGGCGCTTCGAAGGTGTACATGCAGCCTGCTTCTGAAGGTACCGGTATCATCGCTGGCGGCGCTATGCGTGCTGTTCTCGAAGTTGCTGGCGTTCAGAACGTTCTGGCCAAGTGCTACGGCTCGACTAACCCGGTAAACGTGGTTCACGCCACTTTCAAAGGTTTGAAAGCTATGCAGTCTCCTGAATCCATTGCCGCCAAGCGTGGCAAAAGCGTCAAGGAGATCTTCTGA
- the rplE gene encoding 50S ribosomal protein L5, with protein sequence MARLKEIYWKEIAPKLKEELKLSNVMEVPRVTKITLNMGLGEAVGDKKVIEHAVADLEKITGQKVVVTYARKSIAGFKVREGWPIGVKVTLRRERMYEFLDRLLSISLPRVRDFRGLNAKSFDGRGNYSMGVKEQIIFPEIDYDKIDALRGLDITLTTTAKNDDEGRALLRAFKFPFRN encoded by the coding sequence ATGGCACGACTAAAAGAGATTTACTGGAAGGAAATCGCACCGAAGCTTAAGGAAGAACTTAAGCTTTCGAACGTGATGGAAGTTCCACGCGTTACAAAAATCACCCTGAACATGGGTCTGGGCGAAGCTGTTGGTGATAAAAAAGTCATCGAGCATGCTGTTGCTGACCTGGAAAAGATCACCGGCCAAAAAGTCGTTGTGACCTACGCTCGTAAATCCATCGCTGGCTTTAAAGTCCGTGAAGGATGGCCGATCGGCGTTAAGGTGACTCTGCGCCGTGAGCGTATGTATGAGTTCCTGGATCGTCTGCTGTCGATCTCCCTGCCTCGGGTTCGCGACTTCCGCGGCCTGAATGCCAAGTCCTTCGATGGTCGTGGTAACTACAGCATGGGCGTGAAAGAGCAGATCATTTTCCCGGAAATCGACTACGACAAGATCGATGCTCTCCGCGGTCTGGACATTACCCTGACCACCACTGCCAAGAACGATGATGAAGGCCGCGCTCTGCTGCGTGCTTTCAAATTCCCGTTCCGCAACTGA
- the rplF gene encoding 50S ribosomal protein L6, with amino-acid sequence MSRVAKNPVKLPAGVEVKFAGQQLSVKGAKGTLELNIHSSVEIVEEAGELRFAARNGDQQTRAMAGTTRALVNNMVQGVSQGFERKLQLVGVGYKAQAKGTVLNLALGFSHPVDYELPEGITAETPSQTDILIKGIDKQLVGQVAAEIRDFRPPEPYKGKGVRYADEVVRRKEAKKK; translated from the coding sequence ATGTCTCGCGTCGCTAAGAACCCCGTTAAGCTGCCAGCCGGTGTCGAAGTAAAATTCGCAGGCCAACAGCTTTCGGTGAAGGGTGCCAAGGGTACTCTTGAACTGAACATCCATTCGTCCGTTGAGATCGTTGAAGAAGCTGGTGAGCTGCGTTTCGCTGCTCGCAATGGCGATCAACAAACTCGCGCAATGGCCGGTACCACGCGTGCGTTGGTAAACAACATGGTCCAAGGCGTAAGCCAAGGCTTCGAGCGCAAGCTCCAGCTGGTCGGTGTTGGTTACAAAGCGCAAGCAAAAGGCACGGTTCTGAACCTGGCCCTTGGCTTCTCGCACCCAGTGGATTACGAACTGCCGGAAGGCATCACCGCTGAGACTCCTAGCCAGACCGATATCCTGATCAAGGGCATCGACAAGCAGCTGGTAGGTCAAGTGGCCGCTGAGATCCGCGACTTCCGTCCACCAGAGCCGTACAAAGGCAAAGGTGTGCGCTACGCGGACGAAGTCGTCCGTCGTAAAGAAGCCAAGAAGAAGTAG
- the rpmD gene encoding 50S ribosomal protein L30, which yields MATVKVTLIKSMTGRIPNHKLCVKGLGLRRIGHTVEVQDTPENRGMINKAYYMLRVEG from the coding sequence ATGGCTACCGTTAAAGTAACGCTGATCAAAAGCATGACCGGCCGCATCCCTAACCACAAACTGTGCGTTAAGGGTCTGGGTCTGCGTCGCATCGGTCACACTGTAGAAGTCCAGGATACTCCCGAGAATCGCGGGATGATCAACAAGGCTTACTACATGCTGCGTGTCGAGGGTTAA